The following are encoded together in the Hydrogenobacter hydrogenophilus genome:
- a CDS encoding DUF6036 family nucleotidyltransferase, translating into MDIISLFKEIAEQTGKPIEVIIVGAQALPYYGVELRTTMDIDAEVVKGDLEEIYLELKKRGFESDLSENVSRWSVISLPEGYRDRTITIYQDEKLKISVLNPYDFIIMKLRRGTEQDIEDCLSVALANNLSMEELDKYFENAISTSIKDTALFNFKLIYKHFRQILSEKLIERNQGPEKRL; encoded by the coding sequence ATGGACATTATCAGTCTTTTCAAGGAGATAGCAGAGCAAACTGGAAAACCAATAGAAGTTATCATAGTAGGAGCGCAAGCTTTACCTTACTACGGAGTTGAGCTAAGGACTACCATGGACATAGATGCAGAGGTTGTGAAAGGAGACTTAGAGGAGATTTACCTTGAGTTGAAAAAGAGAGGTTTTGAAAGCGACCTTTCTGAAAATGTTAGTAGATGGAGCGTAATCTCCTTACCTGAGGGCTATAGGGATAGAACCATAACAATCTACCAAGATGAAAAGCTTAAGATTAGCGTGCTTAATCCTTACGACTTTATCATAATGAAGTTAAGAAGAGGCACAGAGCAGGACATAGAGGACTGTTTGAGCGTAGCTTTGGCAAACAATTTATCCATGGAAGAGTTGGATAAATATTTTGAGAATGCCATAAGCACATCTATCAAAGATACAGCACTTTTCAACTTTAAGTTAATATACAAACACTTCAGACAAATTCTTTCTGAAAAACTTATAGAAAGGAACCAAGGTCCTGAAAAAAGGCTTTAA
- a CDS encoding DUF6036 family nucleotidyltransferase: protein MNRKEVEAKLKAITEEINEELRKRNLDLKIFLILVGSASLIVKYHLKRGTKDIDVILRPYLGGIGDLLTRRGFQVVSEALVNLHPDYEDRLELVLAEGQVFVLTLSPYDLAISKISRGFDKDINDVLESDLIKQIDFNKLKELYFEAMSYWIGNEKRYRFSWEVFEDAYLRKFGQTFDEGRGFDKSP, encoded by the coding sequence ATGAATAGGAAGGAAGTAGAAGCTAAACTAAAAGCGATAACAGAAGAGATCAACGAAGAACTCAGAAAACGCAACTTGGATCTGAAAATCTTTCTTATATTAGTAGGTAGTGCTTCTTTGATAGTCAAGTATCACTTAAAGAGAGGAACGAAGGATATAGATGTAATACTAAGACCTTATTTAGGAGGAATAGGGGATTTGCTTACAAGAAGAGGCTTTCAAGTAGTATCTGAAGCATTAGTTAATCTTCATCCCGATTACGAAGATAGATTAGAGTTAGTCTTAGCAGAAGGACAAGTTTTTGTTTTGACTTTATCTCCTTATGATTTAGCAATTTCTAAGATAAGTAGAGGGTTTGATAAAGATATAAATGATGTTCTTGAGTCAGATTTGATAAAACAGATAGACTTTAACAAGTTAAAGGAACTTTACTTTGAGGCAATGTCCTACTGGATAGGAAACGAAAAAAGATATAGATTTTCATGGGAGGTGTTTGAAGATGCTTACCTCAGAAAGTTTGGACAAACTTTTGATGAAGGCAGAGGCTTTGACAAATCTCCATGA
- a CDS encoding nucleotidyl transferase AbiEii/AbiGii toxin family protein: protein MPALPFRVANQEELRKYKEEIVPFQNMLFSALAPLEDNIYLTGGTALARFYYEHRISEDLDFFTTHATLKDILPSVLSILEKEGFNVEVEHVSVSFARLFVNGYKLELIVEPNHYGELIKTDYGIYVNNLEDIGANKISAWEDRAEWKDLIDLYYITKDIPLTKLFEIADMKRVPVAYEMFLGVNVHGIRGSALLIKEVSEKEILNFVEDLKTAVEDNLKKKEEEILQNLDEWIKRLLWDFPPEQRKIDENSIRVLLRRVEKASLPLRRVILSVL from the coding sequence ATGCCTGCGCTACCTTTTAGAGTAGCAAACCAAGAAGAACTAAGAAAATACAAAGAAGAGATTGTGCCATTCCAAAACATGCTGTTTTCTGCTCTTGCTCCCTTAGAAGATAACATTTATCTCACAGGCGGGACTGCCCTTGCAAGGTTTTACTACGAGCATAGAATTTCAGAAGACCTTGATTTTTTCACTACTCATGCCACTCTAAAAGACATTCTTCCTTCTGTGCTTTCTATTCTTGAAAAGGAAGGCTTTAATGTTGAAGTAGAACATGTCTCTGTGTCCTTTGCAAGGTTATTCGTGAATGGCTACAAACTGGAACTTATTGTTGAACCAAATCACTACGGAGAGCTTATCAAAACAGATTATGGCATATATGTAAATAACCTTGAAGACATAGGAGCAAACAAGATAAGTGCATGGGAAGACAGAGCGGAGTGGAAAGACCTTATAGACCTTTACTACATTACCAAGGACATTCCCTTAACAAAGTTATTTGAAATAGCAGACATGAAAAGAGTTCCTGTAGCCTATGAGATGTTTCTTGGCGTAAATGTTCATGGAATTAGAGGTTCTGCCTTGCTTATTAAGGAAGTTTCCGAAAAAGAGATACTGAATTTTGTAGAGGATCTCAAAACCGCAGTAGAAGACAACCTCAAAAAAAAAGAGGAGGAAATACTCCAGAACCTTGATGAGTGGATAAAAAGACTCTTGTGGGACTTCCCGCCAGAACAAAGGAAGATAGATGAAAACTCTATAAGGGTGCTTTTAAGAAGAGTAGAGAAAGCCTCACTGCCACTAAGAAGAGTCATCTTGAGTGTGCTTTAA
- a CDS encoding DUF488 family protein produces MGLFLIGYEKLKIEEFVKLLKEAGVDLLVDVRQNPWSRRPEFRSSSLSKALKTHGIDYMHIPELGSPKEIRKKDTATMLQLYRDHLRNQNTALETLKSLLSTRRVALMCYERDPLTCHRIVIARELLLRGVIEEFEDLRAKNLDLM; encoded by the coding sequence ATGGGTTTGTTTCTTATAGGTTATGAAAAGTTGAAAATAGAGGAGTTTGTAAAGCTCCTGAAAGAAGCAGGAGTAGATTTGCTCGTAGATGTAAGGCAAAACCCTTGGAGCAGGCGACCTGAATTTAGAAGCTCAAGCTTAAGTAAAGCTTTGAAAACACACGGGATAGACTACATGCACATTCCAGAGTTGGGAAGTCCAAAAGAGATAAGAAAGAAAGACACAGCTACCATGCTACAGCTATACAGAGATCACTTGAGAAATCAAAACACAGCTTTAGAAACTCTCAAGAGCTTGCTATCCACAAGGCGTGTTGCTCTTATGTGCTACGAAAGAGATCCACTCACATGTCATAGGATAGTGATAGCTCGGGAACTGCTTTTAAGAGGAGTAATAGAGGAGTTTGAGGACCTCAGAGCTAAAAATCTTGACTTAATGTAG
- a CDS encoding zinc ribbon domain-containing protein, whose protein sequence is MELKECLEYKAQGVGIKVEYISEFYTSGVDSSVYGTVCKEAYTPEARVKVKRGLYRTKLLGFLNADINVCRNFLKKLGKFDLISGVGKPIKLRIFHKLKSGSAIPLYSGIGRSRDSVNLPWEKSKN, encoded by the coding sequence ATGGAGCTTAAGGAGTGTTTAGAATACAAAGCTCAGGGAGTTGGGATAAAGGTAGAATATATCTCAGAGTTTTACACTTCAGGTGTGGACAGTTCAGTATATGGGACTGTTTGCAAAGAAGCTTACACACCTGAAGCAAGAGTAAAAGTAAAGAGAGGACTTTACAGGACAAAGCTTTTAGGCTTTTTAAACGCAGACATTAACGTATGCAGGAACTTTCTCAAAAAGCTTGGAAAGTTTGACCTAATAAGTGGAGTAGGAAAGCCTATAAAATTGAGGATTTTTCACAAGCTAAAAAGTGGCTCCGCTATTCCACTATATAGTGGGATAGGTAGGAGTAGAGACAGTGTGAACCTGCCTTGGGAAAAATCAAAAAATTGA
- a CDS encoding family 1 encapsulin nanocompartment shell protein, with protein MDFFGRNVSPLTEEEWNTLESAIIDVAKRSLVCRRFMSVVGPLGVGHQVISYDVFLGVEPGSCEVRPGEESEVCQPVRTGTRKHIVLPTIYKPFNISWRDLEYWRQFNLPIDTSSASAAAFATAVAEDTLILHGNKKLGIEGLLTVEGRQTMSMSDWEVVGNAFNDVSLGIAKLSEMGFFGPYYMILNPKQYFQLNRVYHNTGLLELEQIKKVVSDIFYTPIVPEGKAILVSAGPQNMDIVIGLDISLVYVESSNMVHQFRVMEVLVPRIKRPGAVLVIGK; from the coding sequence ATGGACTTCTTCGGAAGGAATGTATCACCTCTCACAGAGGAGGAGTGGAATACTTTAGAAAGTGCAATAATAGATGTAGCTAAAAGATCTTTAGTGTGCAGAAGGTTTATGAGCGTTGTAGGACCATTGGGTGTAGGGCATCAGGTAATATCCTACGATGTGTTCTTAGGCGTGGAGCCAGGTAGCTGTGAGGTAAGACCAGGAGAGGAAAGCGAAGTATGTCAGCCTGTCAGAACTGGCACAAGAAAACACATAGTGCTTCCTACCATATACAAACCTTTTAACATAAGCTGGCGCGACCTTGAGTATTGGAGACAGTTTAACCTTCCTATAGATACATCTTCAGCGTCGGCTGCAGCCTTTGCCACTGCGGTAGCAGAAGACACTCTTATCCTTCACGGAAACAAAAAGCTCGGTATAGAAGGACTTTTAACAGTGGAAGGCAGACAAACCATGTCCATGAGTGATTGGGAAGTGGTGGGTAATGCCTTTAACGATGTGTCCTTGGGCATAGCTAAGCTTTCTGAAATGGGATTTTTTGGACCTTACTACATGATCTTAAATCCTAAGCAGTACTTTCAACTCAACAGGGTTTACCACAACACGGGACTTTTGGAGCTTGAACAGATTAAAAAGGTGGTATCGGACATCTTCTACACACCCATAGTGCCAGAAGGAAAGGCTATCCTTGTTTCTGCCGGTCCTCAAAACATGGACATAGTGATAGGACTGGATATAAGCCTAGTTTATGTGGAAAGTAGCAATATGGTGCACCAATTCAGGGTTATGGAAGTGCTGGTTCCAAGGATAAAGCGTCCCGGTGCAGTGTTAGTTATTGGGAAGTAA
- a CDS encoding TetR/AcrR family transcriptional regulator, producing the protein MRVKRKDTKKRILESALKLFSEKGIRETTIKDIAKDVGITEGAIYRHFVSKDEIVKGLFGMYSEEFYNRLMSAFEEKTYKDKFYRMVEEFLNFCFENPEAFKYLDLFHYLRAEEVKEFVKLPKDAIMKLLEEGKGIIKVRPELALAMFVGTLERVFLLTQAGVIERKESIKKEVADLLWKALTSQ; encoded by the coding sequence ATGAGGGTAAAGAGGAAGGATACAAAAAAGAGAATTCTGGAATCTGCGCTTAAGCTCTTTTCCGAGAAGGGTATAAGGGAGACCACCATAAAGGATATAGCTAAGGATGTAGGTATAACGGAAGGAGCCATATACAGACATTTTGTGAGCAAGGACGAGATAGTTAAAGGACTTTTCGGCATGTATTCGGAAGAGTTTTACAACAGGCTCATGTCTGCTTTTGAGGAAAAAACTTACAAGGATAAGTTTTATAGGATGGTTGAGGAATTCCTTAACTTTTGCTTTGAGAATCCTGAGGCTTTCAAATACCTTGACCTCTTTCATTACCTTAGGGCTGAAGAAGTAAAGGAGTTTGTGAAACTACCAAAAGATGCCATAATGAAACTCTTAGAAGAAGGAAAGGGAATTATAAAGGTTAGGCCTGAGCTTGCGCTTGCAATGTTTGTAGGCACTCTTGAGAGAGTCTTTTTGCTTACTCAGGCAGGTGTCATTGAAAGAAAGGAAAGCATAAAGAAGGAAGTTGCTGACCTTCTGTGGAAGGCTCTTACTTCCCAATAA